The segment CCAAGGGACGCCCGCGGCCTCGAGCGCCGAGCCCCAGTCCTCGCGGGTGCGGGTGGCGATCAGGCCGGCGACGATCTCGCGCAGCGTGTCGCGGTTCGCGACCCGGCCGGCGTTGGTCCGGTAGCGCTCGTCCTCGCTCACGTCCGGGCGCCCGGCCACCTGGCAGAACTTGGCGAACTGCGAGTCGTTCCCGACGGCGAGGATCATGAAGCCGTCGGACGTCGCGAACACCTCGTAGGGCGCGATCGTCGGGTGCGCGTTGCCGAACCGCTTGGGCGGGACGCCGGTCATCAGGTAGGTCTGCGCCATGTTCGCGTTCATGGCGACCGAGGCGTCCAGCAGCGCCATGTCGATGTACTGCCCCTCGCCGGTGTGGCCGCGCTGGATGACGGCGGCGAGGATGGCCGAGGTGGCGTACAGCCCGGACGAGAGGTCCATCAGCGAGATGCCGGCGCGCAGCGGCTCGGCGCCGGGCCGCCCGTCGGGCTGGCCGGTGTAGCTCATCAGGCCGCCGGTGCCCTGGAAGACGAAGTCGTAGCCGGGCTTGTGCGCCATCGGACCGCTCTGGCCGTAGCCGGTGATCGAGCAGTAGATCAGCCGCGGGTTGACCTTCTTGAGGTCCTCGTAGCCCAGGCCGTAGCGGGCGAGGGTGCCGGTCTTGTAGTTCTCCACGAGCACGTCGCTCTGCTCGGCGAGCCGGGTGAGCACCGCCCGCCCCTCGTCGGTCGCGAACGACACCGCGAGCGAGCGCTTGCCGCGGTTGGCGGCGGCGAAGTACGAGGAGAACC is part of the Cumulibacter manganitolerans genome and harbors:
- a CDS encoding CaiB/BaiF CoA transferase family protein, producing the protein MLETALNGLKVMDMTRILAGPWCTQNLADLGADVIKVEHPVGGDDTRSWGPPYPQGTGAEHGFSSYFAAANRGKRSLAVSFATDEGRAVLTRLAEQSDVLVENYKTGTLARYGLGYEDLKKVNPRLIYCSITGYGQSGPMAHKPGYDFVFQGTGGLMSYTGQPDGRPGAEPLRAGISLMDLSSGLYATSAILAAVIQRGHTGEGQYIDMALLDASVAMNANMAQTYLMTGVPPKRFGNAHPTIAPYEVFATSDGFMILAVGNDSQFAKFCQVAGRPDVSEDERYRTNAGRVANRDTLREIVAGLIATRTREDWGSALEAAGVPWGPINNLDDVFADEQVQHRKMLQQVVHPVTGPLAQVRNPMLYGVPIDESAAPPLNGEHTPEILADLGFSEAEIQALHEHGTVATWHKPGEPDHPGEISVV